The DNA segment CGTGCCGGAGATCCGCGTCAACAGGAGCATGAACAGCTCGCGTTCGGCCGCCGACAGCGGTGCGAGCAACTCCTCGTTGGCCGTGCGGGCGGCCTGCTCGCAGCGTTCGAGGAGCAGGCCGCCCTCCTCGGTGAGGGACACCGCGTTCTTGCGGCGGTCCCCGGGATCCGGCGCGCGGACGACCAGGCCGGCGCTCTGCAGGTCGTTCAGGATGCCGACGAGGTCCTTGGGGTCGAGGGCGATCCCCCGCGCGAGGTCGGCCTGCGCCACGGGCGCGAGGTCGCGGACGGCGGAGAGCGCCACGTGGTGCCACATCTTCAGGCCCTCGGCGGCGAGCGCGTCGGCGACGAGGGCCCGGCCCCGCGCGGCGGCCCGGCCGAGAATCCAGCTGGGCAGCGCCCGGATGGCGGTCAGGGGAGGTTCTGGCGCCCCCGCCGGCTCGGCGATCGCGGGTGGTCCTGCGGTCGGGGGCGTGCTGGCGGTCGGCGACGTTTGGGCGGCCATGGGCGGCAGCCTATCCGAGAAATCGTTGGACTTCCCCATGACTTTCGGCATACCGTTGGGGCTCCCAACGATTTCGCGGGGTCGGCGTTCCCTTGCCCCGCGACCGATCCCGCCGACCCCGCGGTCGGACCGATCCGACCGGTCCGGCCGGCCCAGTCGGTCCGGCGGTTCCGGCCGGTCCAGCCATGGAGGTTGCGATGCGTCGCGTCCGGTACGACTCCCCCGGCGGCCCCCTGTTCACGGAGAAGGCCGACGTCCCCGAACCCGGGCCCGGGCAACTGCTCGTGCGCTGCGCCGCGATCGGGGTCACGCTGCCGGTCGTCCGCAAGGTGCGCGAGGCCGCCGAGCCGATACCGCTGGGCGGTGAACTGGCGGGCGAGGTGGTGGCGGTCGGCGCCGGGGTGACCCGCTTCCGGCCCGGCGACCGGGTGACGGGGCTGTGCTTCGGACACGGGTACGCCGATTACGCGGTGCTGGACGAGCCCATGGCCTCACCGGTCCCGGAGGGCGCCACCGAGGTGGACGCGGTCGCGCTGGTGCGCAGCGGACTGGTCGCGCTCGGCGCCCTGTCGGCGGCGCGGCCCGAGCCGGGCGAATCGGTGCTGGTGACGGCGGCGGCGAGCGGGGTGGGACACCTGGCGGTGCAGCTGGCGCGGGCGCGGGGAGCCGGGCGCGTGGTGGGAGCCGTGTCCGACCCGGCGAAGGCGGAGTTCGTGCGCTCCCTCGGCGCGGACGACTGCGTCCGGTATGCCGACGACAGCTGGGGAGACCCCGTGGACTGCGCCCTGGACGCGGTCGGCGGCGAGCTGCTCACCCCCGCCGTCGCCGCCCTCGCCCCGCACGGCCGGCTGGTCGCCTACAGCTCGGGCGGGGGCACGATCCGGGCGTACGACCTCCTCGTGGGCGCCAGGTCGGTGACCGGCTTCCAGCTGGCGCTGATCGCCCGCGGCCGTCCCGAGCTGTACGAGCGATGGCGCCGGGAGCTGTGGCGGCTGTTCGCGGAGGGGAGCGTACGGCCCGTCGTGCACGCGGAGTTCGCCCTGGCGGAGGCGGCGCGGGCGCACGCGGCGATAGAGACACGGTCCAACCTGGGCAAGGTCGTGCTGCGGCCATGAACCCCCGCGTGCCTGCTCCGGTGAACCCCCGGACGCTTCCGGTGGCGGCCCCCATCGTCTCGCGCGGCGGGTCCCGGCACACTTCTTGTATGACACCAAAGGCCCAACTACCTTCGATGAGGCGCACCTTGGACATGGGATGTCCGGACGTCCAGATGTCCGGCCGACGAGAGGCAGGCCGCACGTGCCGTCATGTCTTCGCGCCCGACTCAGATCCGTACTCGCCGCGGCCGCCGTCATGACGGCCGCACTGCTCGCGCCCCTGCTGCCGGCCCAGCCGGCCCACGCCCGACCGGCCCAGCAGCACCAGCGGGCCCGAGAGGCTGCGGGTTCGCCCGAGTTCGAGCAGCAGGTGCTCTTCCGGGCGTCCCAGGACCCGGGGTACGCCTGCTTCCGCATCCCGGCGGTCGTCAGGACGAAGGACGGGACGCTGCTGGCCTTCGCCGAGGGCCGGGTGCTCAACTGCGGGGACGCCGCCGACATCGACATCGTGGTCGAACGGTCCACCGACGGCGGCCGCACCTGGAGCCCGCCGCGGGTCGTCACCGAGGGGGCGGGCGACACCCACGGCAACCCGGCGCCGATCGTGGACCGCGCGACGGGCCGTGTCTGGCTCGCCGAGACGTACAACACCGGGCGCACGGACAGCGCCGGCTGCTCGGTCCCCTGCGACCGCACCCCGCACCTCCAGTACAGCGACGACGACGGCCTGACCTGGTCCGCGCCGCGCGATCTGAGCCCCGAGATCCTGCCCGCCGACTGGAACTCCTGGTACGCGACCGGTCCGGTGCACGGAATACAGCTGACCAAGGGGCGGTACGCGGGCCGGCTGGTGTTCGGGGTCAACGCCGAGAGCTGGAACGGCAGCCGGATCACCGCCAACCACGCGGCGCTCGTCGTCAGCGACGACCACGGTGGCCACTGGCGGATCGGCGCCACCGACACCTGGCCCATCGCGGACGACGGCACCTTCCGGCAGAAGCCGTCCGAACTGACCCTCGCCGAGCGCGAGGACGGCTCGATCCTGGTCAGCGGCCGGGAGACGGACGGCACCGACCTCGGCCAGCGCACCCAGACCACCAGCCGCGACGGCGGGAACAGCTTCACCGCGCCCTTCCGCGCGCTGCCCGACCTGTACACCCCGCAGGTGCAGGGGTCGGTCCTGCGCCTGGGCGACCGCCTGCTGCTGTCCTGCCCCGCCGACCCCGACCGGCGCCGCACCATGATGATCCGCTCCTCGTACGACGGCGGCCGCACCTGGGACAGCGTGGACCGGGGCACGGTCGTCACCACCGACTGGTCCGGCTACTCCGACCTGGTGCGGATCGCCGGCGACACCGTGGGCCTGCTCTACGAGGGCGGGGCGGTGGACGCGCGGGACGAGATCCGCTTCGCCCGGTTCACCGAGGACTGGCTCGCCCCGCGCCGTGGCCCCGACCCGGTCACCCCGGATCTGGCCCCGGGTGCCCGCCCGGCCGCGGTGCTCGGCGGCGCGCGGGAGACGGACGGCGTCCGCGGGGGCGCGCTCGCCTTCGACGGCACGGACGACGCCGTACGGCTGCCGTACCGCGCGAGCCTTGCCCTGGGGGCGAAGGACTTCACCGCGTCGCTGTGGTTCCGGTACACGGCGACGACCGGTGAGCAGCCGCTGTTGTGGATGGGCGGGATCGGGACCAGCGAGCCGCAGGTGTGGCTGCGCGGCGAGCCGGCGAACCATCGGATACAGGGGCTGATCACCGCCCGGGACGGCGCGGCGGCACCACGGACGGTGTCGGTGCGCACGGACGGCGCGTACAACGACGGCCGGTGGCACCACGCGGTGCTGCGCCGGGGCGGCGGGACGCTGTCGCTGTTCGTCGACGGGGCGACGCAGGCTTCCGTGGCCGATGTGCCGGGCTCGGTGAGCCGTGACTCGGCCTTCGGTGTGCACCTGGGCCAGCGGATGGACAGCCGGGCCTTCTTCACCGGGGCGATCGACGAGGTGCATGTCTGGGACCGGGCACTCACCGATCAGGAGCTGGCGGACCCGAAGGCGCTGCGGTCACCGCAGCACACCGTTCTGTGGCTGCCCCTGGACCGGGTGCGCAGCTGAGCCCCCGGCGCCGTCGCCCGCCTCGGCCCCGGCGCCCCGGTCGGCGTCCTCGTCCTCGACGCCCGGGTCATGGGCGCGGCGCTTGGCGATGACCGCGCACACCATCAGCTGCATCTGGTGGAAGAGCATCAGCGGGAGCACGGCCAGGGAGGCATGGGCGCCGAAGAGGACGCTCGCCATGGGCAGGCCGGCGGCGAGGGACTTCTTGGAGCCGGCGAACTGGATGGCGATCCGGTCCGCCCGGCCGAAGCCCAGCGCCCGGCCGCCGTACCAGGTCCCGACCAGCATCACGGCGAGCACCACGGCCTCGACCAGGAGGAGCGCGCCGAGCCGGGCGGGGCTGACCTGGTGCCAGATGCCCTGGATCATGCCTTCGCTGAACGCGGTGTAGACGACGAGCAGGATGGAGCCGCGGTCGACCAGTCCGAGGACCTTCTTGTGCCGGGTGATGAAGGGGCCGATCCAGCGCCGCAGCAGCTGCCCGGCGAGGAACGGCACCAGCAGCTGGAGCACGATCTTGACGAGGGAGTCGGCGGAGAACCCGCCGCCGCTGTTGCCGAGCAGCACGGCCGCCAGCAGCGGGGTGAGGACGATGCCGACCAGGGAGGAGAAGGAGCCGGCGCAGATGGCGGCGGGCACGTTTCCGCGGGCGATGGAGGTGAAGGCGATGGACGACTGGATCGTGGACGGCACCAGGGTCAGGAAGAGCAGGCCCTGGTAGAGGGGCTGGGTGAGGAGCACCGGCACGGTGGCGCGGGCGGCCAGGCCGAGCGCGGGGAAGACGAGGAAGGTGCAGGCCAGCACGGTGACATGGAGCCGCCAGTGGCGCAGTCCGTCGAGTGCCTCGCGGGTGGAGAGGCGGGCGCCGTAGAGGAAGAAGAGGAAGGCGATCGCGGCGGTCGAGGCGCCCGAGGCCACGGTGGCGCCGGTGCCATGGGCCGGGAACAGGGCGGCGAGGCCCACCGTGCCGAGGAGCAGCACGATGTACGGGTCGATCGGCATCCAGCTCGGCCAGCGCAGGCGTGTCACGGTGCTCCGATGGGTGTGCGACGGCAAGGGGGTGTACGACGGCGTTCCGGTCGGGCCCGCGGGACCGGGCCCCTCCTCATGATCCCCGGCCCCGGCTCGATCGGGAATCCCGCACACCACTCTCACTGTCATCATGATTCGCGATAGCGACGGCGTACGCTGGGGCCGTGTACGACCCGAATCAGCTGCGGACCTTCCTCGCGGTCGCCCAGACGCTGAGCTTCACCCAGGCGGCGGGGCGCCTGGGCCTGCGCCAGTCCACGGTGAGCCAGCATGTGCGCAGGCTGGAGGACGCGGCGGGGCGTCCGCTGTTCGCCCGGGACACCCACTCCGTGGAGCTGACCGAGGACGGCGAGGCGATGCTGGGCTTCGCGCGCCGGATTCTTCAGGTGCACGAGCAGGCGACGGCGTTCTTCACCGGGACCCGGGTGCGCGGGCGGCTGCGGTTCGGCGCGTCGGAGGACTTCGTGCTGACCCGGCTGCCGGAGATCCTGGAGGGCTTCCGTTACGACCATCCCGAGGTCGATCTGGAGCTGACGGTCGAGCTGTCGGGGATCCTGCACGAGCGGCTGGCCGCTGGGAAGCTCGATCTGGTGCTGGCCAAGCGGCGCCCGGAGGATCCGCGCGGGGCGCTGGTGTGGCGCGACGACCTGGTGTGGATCGGCGCCGAGCGACTGCGCCTGGACGCCGAGCGGCCGGTCCCGCTGATCGTGTATCCGCCGCCCGGCCTCACCCGGGCGCGGGCCATGGAGGCGCTGGAGCGGCAGGGGCGCGACTGGCGGGTCGTCTGCACCAGCGGCAGCCTCAACGGGCTGATCGCCGCGGCCCGGGCGGGGCTCGGGGTGATGGCGCACGCGCGCCGGCTGATCCCGCCGGGCCTGTTCCGGCTGCCGGAGCGGGCGGGGCTGCCGGAGCTCGGCAAGGTCGACTTCGTGCTCGCGCACGGCCGCCACCGGCCCGGGACGCAGGAGGCGGCGGACGCCCTCGCGGCGGCGGTCCTGGCGGGCGGGGAGCGGCTGCGGCGCCATGGCGGCTGACAGCGGTGTGGCGCTCTTCACAGGGGCGCGGGCGGCGGGCCGGATGCCGGTCGCCGCACGGGGAGGGGGCGGCGGGGCCGTCGGCGGGCCGCGCACGGCGTGGTCATGGCCGTAATCGCCCTGTACAGAGCGGTAATCGGCGCGTACAGATTCGGTGGAGATTACGGCCCCGAAACTTACTGACCCGTCAGTATTGTGTCCGTCCCTTCCCCATGTGCGGGCATTTTCCGGACAACCATCGCGCAGAAGGCGAGGTTTGCTCGGTTTCCGCCCCCCTCCCCTCCGCTCAGGGTGTGAGGTAGCTTTCACGGCGCTGTGCCGCACATCACCGGCGCGTTCAGGCAGCGAGGATCGGGGAGCGAGGATTGCGCGAGTTCACCAACCCGCCTCTCACGTCGGCACCGCCGGTGGGCGGTCTGGCCGATGTCGTCTTCGAGCATGCCCAGACCGATCCGGAGCGGGTGGCCCTCGGCCGCAAGGACGCCGCCGGGCAGTGGCGCGATGTGACCTCCGCCGAGTTCCGTGACGAGGTCCTCGCCCTGGCCAAGGGCCTGCTGGCGAGCGGGGTCCGGTTCGGCGACCGGGTCGCGATCATGTCCCGTACCCGCTACGAGTGGACGCTCTTCGACTTCGCCCTGTGGACCATCGGCGCCCAGGTGGTGCCGGTCTACCCCACCTCCTCGGCCGAGCAGTGCTTCTGGATGCTGTACGACGCCGAGGTCACCGCGGCGGTCGTGGAGCACGAGGACCACGCGATGACCATCGC comes from the Streptomyces sp. SUK 48 genome and includes:
- a CDS encoding zinc-binding dehydrogenase gives rise to the protein MRRVRYDSPGGPLFTEKADVPEPGPGQLLVRCAAIGVTLPVVRKVREAAEPIPLGGELAGEVVAVGAGVTRFRPGDRVTGLCFGHGYADYAVLDEPMASPVPEGATEVDAVALVRSGLVALGALSAARPEPGESVLVTAAASGVGHLAVQLARARGAGRVVGAVSDPAKAEFVRSLGADDCVRYADDSWGDPVDCALDAVGGELLTPAVAALAPHGRLVAYSSGGGTIRAYDLLVGARSVTGFQLALIARGRPELYERWRRELWRLFAEGSVRPVVHAEFALAEAARAHAAIETRSNLGKVVLRP
- a CDS encoding MarR family winged helix-turn-helix transcriptional regulator, translating into MAAQTSPTASTPPTAGPPAIAEPAGAPEPPLTAIRALPSWILGRAAARGRALVADALAAEGLKMWHHVALSAVRDLAPVAQADLARGIALDPKDLVGILNDLQSAGLVVRAPDPGDRRKNAVSLTEEGGLLLERCEQAARTANEELLAPLSAAERELFMLLLTRISGTRG
- a CDS encoding exo-alpha-sialidase translates to MPSCLRARLRSVLAAAAVMTAALLAPLLPAQPAHARPAQQHQRAREAAGSPEFEQQVLFRASQDPGYACFRIPAVVRTKDGTLLAFAEGRVLNCGDAADIDIVVERSTDGGRTWSPPRVVTEGAGDTHGNPAPIVDRATGRVWLAETYNTGRTDSAGCSVPCDRTPHLQYSDDDGLTWSAPRDLSPEILPADWNSWYATGPVHGIQLTKGRYAGRLVFGVNAESWNGSRITANHAALVVSDDHGGHWRIGATDTWPIADDGTFRQKPSELTLAEREDGSILVSGRETDGTDLGQRTQTTSRDGGNSFTAPFRALPDLYTPQVQGSVLRLGDRLLLSCPADPDRRRTMMIRSSYDGGRTWDSVDRGTVVTTDWSGYSDLVRIAGDTVGLLYEGGAVDARDEIRFARFTEDWLAPRRGPDPVTPDLAPGARPAAVLGGARETDGVRGGALAFDGTDDAVRLPYRASLALGAKDFTASLWFRYTATTGEQPLLWMGGIGTSEPQVWLRGEPANHRIQGLITARDGAAAPRTVSVRTDGAYNDGRWHHAVLRRGGGTLSLFVDGATQASVADVPGSVSRDSAFGVHLGQRMDSRAFFTGAIDEVHVWDRALTDQELADPKALRSPQHTVLWLPLDRVRS
- a CDS encoding LysR substrate-binding domain-containing protein; translated protein: MYDPNQLRTFLAVAQTLSFTQAAGRLGLRQSTVSQHVRRLEDAAGRPLFARDTHSVELTEDGEAMLGFARRILQVHEQATAFFTGTRVRGRLRFGASEDFVLTRLPEILEGFRYDHPEVDLELTVELSGILHERLAAGKLDLVLAKRRPEDPRGALVWRDDLVWIGAERLRLDAERPVPLIVYPPPGLTRARAMEALERQGRDWRVVCTSGSLNGLIAAARAGLGVMAHARRLIPPGLFRLPERAGLPELGKVDFVLAHGRHRPGTQEAADALAAAVLAGGERLRRHGG
- a CDS encoding bile acid:sodium symporter family protein — encoded protein: MTRLRWPSWMPIDPYIVLLLGTVGLAALFPAHGTGATVASGASTAAIAFLFFLYGARLSTREALDGLRHWRLHVTVLACTFLVFPALGLAARATVPVLLTQPLYQGLLFLTLVPSTIQSSIAFTSIARGNVPAAICAGSFSSLVGIVLTPLLAAVLLGNSGGGFSADSLVKIVLQLLVPFLAGQLLRRWIGPFITRHKKVLGLVDRGSILLVVYTAFSEGMIQGIWHQVSPARLGALLLVEAVVLAVMLVGTWYGGRALGFGRADRIAIQFAGSKKSLAAGLPMASVLFGAHASLAVLPLMLFHQMQLMVCAVIAKRRAHDPGVEDEDADRGAGAEAGDGAGGSAAHPVQGQPQNGVLR